A genome region from Aphelocoma coerulescens isolate FSJ_1873_10779 chromosome Z unlocalized genomic scaffold, UR_Acoe_1.0 ChrZ, whole genome shotgun sequence includes the following:
- the RMI1 gene encoding recQ-mediated genome instability protein 1 translates to MSTSSIAARVETWLSSTWHVRVPLTWLEACINWIQEENSGSNLSQAQINKQVFEQWLLTDLRDLEYPILPNCILDTPKGELSGFYSIQIDSLVDVSQPAYSQLQKLRGKSTVNEEVTASTQAFQKPWEAKPTRMLMLQLTDGIHQIQGMEYQPVPVLCSNLPPGTKITVHGNISYRLGVLLLKPENVKLLGGEVDALFEDYCQERVLARLIGETENPNAVGQAGHEQIFSRPVDELEQTLGPSDEELLASLDERNEFTLNNQTSLESGYYSRTNNFDTASGSLTAHTGSVLLQKSGNLLPHSAEQVSPPIEYADDFLNDFPLEDDFLLEEEMQREIEEVPPVVMNRNIGLITGKLPHTSGSSCNSSLNRTGEEGNVNERDKPRETISKEKNVRRMIFDEDGSSMNKFLQHKGLPQTCSSSDFSLENPPEEGQNYTDLDESRCKQQHTSDSRVLNDNPVHSLKMDPEGDQQKRDSQIFPCKTVEAHLDLNSPPFTYISLLLAKKPATVTILKVKCFIVTLTGNLTKSNGSWGIKAKISDGSAYLEVDFADYILTSLIGFSVPEMNRLKKDPAVRLKLKDGLEKCQKQLIDLCCLMTIEFNPFQSKATVLILQDADASHLEQLKKRLNK, encoded by the coding sequence atgtctaCATCTAGcattgcagcaagagtggaaaCCTGGCTTTCATCCACATGGCATGTTAGAGTTCCCTTGACATGGCTGGAAGCATGTATTAATTGGATCCAGGAAGAAAATAGTGGTAGTAACTTAAGTCAAGCTCAGATTAACAAGCAAGTATTTGAGCAATGGCTTCTCACTGATCTGAGAGACTTGGAATATCCCATTTTGCCTAACTGCATCTTAGATACTCCCAAAGGAGAGCTATCAGGCTTCTACTCCATACAGATTGATTCACTGGTTGATGTTAGCCAGCCAGCATATTCTCAGTTGCAGAAGCTAAGAGGGAAAAGCACTGTAAATGAAGAAGTAACAGCCAGTACTCAGGCATTTCAGAAGCCCTGGGAAGCAAAGCCTACTCGGATGCTGATGCTACAACTAACTGATGGCATACATCAAATTCAGGGCATGGAGTATCAACCAGTGCCTGTCCTCTGCAGTAACCTTCCTCCTGGAACAAAAATCACTGTACACGGCAATATTTCATATCGTCTTGGAGTTCTTCTGCTTAAACCAGAAAATGTGAAACTGTTGGGGGGTGAAGTTGATGCTCTTTTTGAGGATTATTGTCAGGAAAGAGTCCTTGCTAGATTAATTGGAGAAACTGAGAACCCTAATGCTGTTGGACAAGCTGGACATGAACAGATTTTTTCAAGGCCTGTGGATGAATTAGAACAAACTCTTGGACCTTCAGATGAAGAGCTTTTAGCCAGCCTTGATGAAAGGAATGAATTTACTTTAAACAACCAAACATCTTTAGAAAGTGGATACTATAGTCGAACCAACAATTTTGATACAGCCTCAGGTTCACTGACTGCACACACTGGAAGTGTTTTGCTACAAAAATCTGGAAATCTTTTGCCTCACTCAGCTGAACAAGTTTCACCTCCCATAGAATATGCTGATGACTTTTTAAATGACTTTCCTTTAGAAGATGACTTTCTTCTGGAAGAAGAGATGCAAAGAGAGATAGAAGAAGTGCCACCAGTGGTCATGAACAGAAACATAGGTTTAATTACTGGCAAACTTCCACATACATCTGGAAGCTCCTGCAATTCATCTTTAAATCGCACTGGTGAAGAAGGCAATGTGAATGAAAGAGATAAGCCCAGGGAAACTATCAGCAAGGAAAAGAACGTGAGAAGAATGATATTTGATGAAGATGGAAGTAGCATGAATAAGTTTTTGCAGCACAAGGGCTTACCTCAGACCTGCAGTTCATCagatttttctttggaaaatccTCCTGAGGAAGGGCAGAATTATACAGACCTAGATGAGAGCAGATGTAAACAGCAGCACACTTCTGACAGCAGGGTATTAAATGATAATCCTGTACATTCCTTAAAAATGGATCCAGAAGGAGATCAGCAGAAACGTGATTCACAGATCTTTCCTTGCAAGACAGTAGAGGCACATTTAGATTTAAATTCTCCACCTTTCACAtatatttcccttctccttgcAAAAAAACCAGCAACTGTTACAATTCTGAAAGTTAAATGTTTTATTGTCACTCTCACTGGAAACCTCACAAAAAGCAATGGGTCCTGGGGTAtaaaggcaaaaatttctgaTGGCTCTGCTTATCTTGAAGTAGATTTTGCTGATTATATTCTAACAAGTTTGATTGGCTTTTCAGTGCCTGAAATGAATAGGCTGAAAAAGGATCCAGCTGTACGTCTAAAACTTAAGGATGGTTTAGAAAAATGTCAAAAACAGCTGATAGATCTCTGTTGTTTGATGACTATTGAGTTTAATCCATTTCAGTCTAAAGCTACTGTATTAATTCTCCAGGATGCTGATGCTTCACATCTAGAACAATTGAAGAAACGTTTGAATAAATAA